The genomic window AAAGGTGGAAGGTTAGATGCATGTTCAGGCTAACTGCTAAAGCAGACGGCGCATTCTCTGAGCTTTGCACTGGAGTATTTGAAAAGGATTCCTCTGCCCCTCTAATctaataaacatataaacaataGAATAAACGAATGAGAGTTGAGAAATAAATCAGTGTTAGTTTTGGAGATGGGACAACATTCTGAGTGGCCACAGGAGAACATGACAAACCAGTCGGGCAGACTAACTGGTCAACGTAAATACACGAAGAAGAAAATGCTTTATGGAAATTTTTACGGAGAAATTTGGCGAGGAgaggcaaagacacacacacacacacacacacacacgcaatgccaacacacatacacaagaacaTGTCCCCTTCATATAAAAGGCATGTGCTTAGGCACCCTGTCTTAGTAAATAAAATACCACTTCCATAAACAATTACTTGCtgctgcccacacacacacacacacacacacacacacacacacacacacagcatactgTGCTGagagcctctctctgtgtgtaccTGGTTCTATTTATGTGATAAATGTTAACGAGAGTCGTGCAATACAATGactcatctgtttctctctcattcctctaaTCCATGTGTGGATCAGAACCAGCCAGAACCAGATGCTGTCCACTTCTACGACAATGTTTCAGAGATATTAATAActggaagggtggggggggcttATTAGTGCAGCATCTACGATGAAGACATAACAGCATGTTCTCAACAGGGAGCACTATTTATGACCTTTAACATTAATCATCTGcaaaatcactgaaagacaagaactttctctttttttttaagcgtcaTAGCGAGAGGTAACTGTAATCCACGATGCATGTACAGTGAAGAAATAACAGCATGTTCTCAATAGGGAGCGTTATTTATGTCCTGTAACATAAATCATCTGCAAAATTAGtgaaagaaaaggttttttttttattacagtcaTAGCGAGAGGTAACAATAATCTATACTGCCTGTGAGACCTGCTATGTGGGCCGAGAGTAAAGAAACTCTGCCTTAttagagagagattttcagcCGAGGGAAACGGTGAGCTCATCCCAAAAGTAAACCTCTGTGGTTTTGTTAACGCTCCATCCGGAACCTTCTCTGTGCTCCGGCGGAGCGCGGCCTGAGGTGACCTCATGGTGCGTTTTTAAAGGCAGTAATGCTAAGCTATTAAAGCAGTGAAGTCAGTGTATACGGGGTGAGGGTAAGCAGATGTAGGCTTATCTGTTAAAAAGATCAATTGTATCCTGTCATTGTCGCTAAAAAATTGTGCTAATATAtcgtaaacacacacgcacgcacgcacgcacacgcatgcacacacacgcgcacacacacacacacacacacacacacacacgcacacacacaaacgcatggcTCATCTTATTTATAGGAATGTTTCAATTGCCAACCACTCACTGAATTTTACATGTACATTTAGTCTAGCCTTACATTTGGTCTTAGATATTTTACTTCCTTAAAATATCTATGATGCAGTCTGTTTTTACTTCGTCTGGCAAAAAAACCTCATGAGTTTAAATGTCACTACAGTGATTACTGCTTCCATGTTCAAAACAATCAACACACATTAAACAGGTGCTCCCTACAACTGCAACTGAATGTTATATTCAAActgatgtgtgtctgcatgtgtgtgcgtgtgagtgtgtgtatttgtgtgtttatgtgtgcgcgcatgtgtgtgagtatgcatatgtgtgtctatgtgtgtgtgtgtgcgcgtgtgtgtgtgtgtctaatttaATTATGAGGACATTCATGTTGCCTCATTAACTCTTTGATTACATCTGGGAGAGCCTCCAGCTTTGATGGTATGCTTAGCATAGCAATGGGTCAATTGACAGAAAGATTTCTCAGGAATAGTGATTTTCGGTTGTTTCTGTTCATCCAGGCTAAACTCTCAGCAATAATCACATGTCTCTATTACCCTTTATTCATACAGGTTTATCCAGAGAGGAGCACAGAGTGTATCAGGCTTGTATTCCCTTCAGTGAAAACATGGATTAGCGACATTTAATATCATAACATTATGTCTACAGTGTGGTatgaactggagaaaaaaacagaggctttGTGGTTTGGGGGGCCAGGATGCACAAAGTTCATTGCCTTTGATTATTGCTTGCTGAAACATGACTCTTAAAGGCGTATTGATTGTACAATACCACAGGAATTGATCACTCCTTTTCACATCCAGCAGCTCAGAACTTCTAAAATAGCCTGCACAAAACTCTCTGGATTTGATGAATCTTCTAGTGTTAAAATAACTATGGTGACCTAATCTGTTATGAATCTACGctatagagaaaaagagagagagagagagagagagaaacatgagtgAAAACAGTGGTTAAAGGCACAGGGAGGCGCTACCCAAGCAGCAGTGTAAGGGGGAGAAGGGCTCCTTACAAGGCAAGCTGATGAGATAAATGTccgaagggagagaggagaaataccTCAGAAAATGAGCCTGCCAGGGATGAGAGGAGTGAAGGATGATGTCAGACCCCAGtaatgaaagacagagtgaggagggagagagagagagagagagggagaaagaaagagagagagtggaggggaggggaggggggaggtcTGGGCGACAGAGTGAATGCCATATAGGTTAGATCAGCCTGCTGCCAATAGTCAAGGCTTCAGAAGTGTGCTGCTGTGACCTGATTGACAAACCCATACTCCACTATTTATAGTCTTCTCTCCGCATAGCATGGGCCAAAAGATAACTAACACTGCTATCTCATACCCCCCACCCAGTCACCCATCcacacccccaaaaaactctgTTTCCATTCATGTATAAAAACTTTTTGGGGAGGCAGGCGCTGAGGTATGAtatgctctctgtcttttgacaACTTCAGCTCATTACAGAGCCTTGGAACTGTCTGTGACTGTTTTCAATTCAACCCTGTCCTTCCCACCTTGACTGGAGAAACTAAACGCCCGGATGCCCGGTTTCTAGGTAACCCCTGGCGGTAAGGCCTCATTGGCTAATCTGTGTCCCGGCGATGTCATTCTGGCCATCGACGGCGTCTCTACAGAGGGCATGACGCACACCGAAGCACAGAACAAGATCAAAGACGCGACCTACCAGCTTTGTCTCAAAATTGAGAGGTAAAGACCGCATAATCACTCAATATATACAACGTTGTGATGTAATGATTGGCAGGACAACCGCAATTCAAAATCTAAacatcaaaatgtttctttcaagTTTTTCTACTCCAGTGTTTCCTAATCTTTGCtggcacgtgtgcgtgtgttaggtctctctctctgcctcccacaCATCTGCTTTAGCTTTTCAAGAGCTTCGTAATGAGTTGATGGGTTGAATAagctgtgtgttagagcagggagaCATCTAAAACATGCAGTGCTCTACACCTCCGGGAGCAGGATGGGACAAACTCTGATCTAAACGACCAGACTGTCCGCCTGATGTCTCAAGTTTACCTtcagtcctgtctgtctttcagattTACACTCACTCGTAAAAATGGCAGAGTCTAGGATGGCTTGTAGACACTTGGCTGATGATGTAAATTATGATCTTAACAAGGTCACGGTCGACACGCAATGTAAAGCATCGCTTGGACTGATCTTTTTATTAGAGCAGCAATTTTTATCAAACTGAATATGTACTGCATCTGTCGCAGACCTGAAACCAAACTCTGGTCGCCGCAAGTAACAGAAGAAGGAAAGGCCCACCCCTTCAAAATCAATTTAGAGGCGGAGCAACAAGTAAGTATGACAGACCAATAAACAAGACCaccgatgtgtgtgtgtttttttttttcttttttcttctcccaaaCAGTTGCATGTTGCACGTGACAAATCCGTGGCATAAATTCTTTTTCAAGGAATGTTCCAGATAAACATCTCTAATGAATACTTTCAGGAATGCGGGTGTGTGAAGCACGTAGAAAAGATGTTTGTGTTGCTGCTGTGTCGTATGTGAACGAGGTGCTTGGAACTGTAGATTTATGACATTGGGCTTTGGCTTTGGCCCACAGGATGACTGGAcgtctctcttcttttttttattttggtccaATATTCTCCTGATCAGATTCGCATCAGCTGACTCAGATTCTTAGTTATGTTGCTGACACCTTCAGCACTATCTTACCTCACTTAAATTGCTCCAAAGGAGTTCTTTGATATCATTTAACTCtttaaaactctttaaaaataTTACTTCAATTTTGGGATAAGCTGAAAGAATGGTGACCAGCATGTCAGGATTATATTCACCACCCAATTACATTAATTCACCACAATTTAGTCGTATTTTTTGTATTCCAGGTACTCTGTGATAAAGTCTGTCATCTCATCAAGCATTGAGTTCGGTTGGTTTGGTTTTCCCTCAGACTGTCCACAGTAACACTGTGCCTTTGCAGATCTGCTTGATGAGTCCTCTTgtcctgtgtttgtggtgaaCTATGACCCCAGCatgcagtgtgtctctgtcccacGTGTGCAGGAGTATAAACCAATCGGCACAGCCCATAACAGACGCGCTCAGCCGTTTGTGGCTGCCGCCAACCTGGACGACAACAGGCAAGTGGTGAGCTCCACCTACAACACTCCCATAGGCCTCTACTCTGAAGACAACATCCAGGATGCTCTTCAGGGACAGGTCCGAAGCCTGGTGCAGGACAAACCTGAGGGGTGAGTTCCATCCCAGTGCCGTCAGAAGACCAACAAGAACAACCAccttccaccttttttttttcccgctaaCTTTCCCTCACGAACTTTTCCTTTCCACCTTCCAAACCTTCTCCAACAAACTCCATCAGGTCCTCCTGGAACCCACACGCAAACTTCAAACTAGCAGACCTCCGCCCTCCGCCCTAACCTCTCACCTGTCAACCTCCACCTGTCTCTCTAACTCCAGCTTCCCTCTTCTTGTGCCTTGCAGGACCTTGGTTACTTCGAACACAAGTTTAATGTCAGACCAAAGCCCTTCATATCTGCCACCCAGAGCAGGTTAATAGTTCCACAATATCCATGCATGTCAACACTCGTTATTAAAGGAATGTCATCACCTGTTCCTTTAATTAGAAAAGGAATGCTGTAATATGACAGACACAATTTCTAACGGCAATGAATGATCCAAAATGCGatctttaaatgaattttttatGTAATAAGTTATTGTGAATTCAGTACCATGCATATCATCTTTATTGTATTTGATCTAAAGATAATTATGTTCATCAAAGTCAGTAGAATCAACAAATGTGAAGACATATCTTTTGAACTGCAATATCCATTATTATCATAGTCAGTAACATTTTGGTCCTGAGGCTTGGTCTCTGTTCTTATTGCTAactttctctccattctctcttgGTCTTTGTTGTTTTCCGTAACTTTGTGTCCCATTCTGTCTCCTGTCTAtaacttttgtttgttctgtcccTGTTCTGTAATATCATCATTTGGCTCACCTGTCTTTGTTGCGGCAACTGAATACAACCTCAGTGACAGCACATCAGGGGGGttgatgggaaatgtagtcaGTTCCCCTCCTGGCTCCCAGCTGGTTGCTCACCCCAGCCAGAGTGGAGTACTGGCTCCTTCAGCTCAGTATAACTCCCCCCTTGCATTGTATTCAGAAGCCAATGTCATGAACTCACTACAGCAGGCTCAGATTTCCGCTGTAGATGAACAAGCCTCACCCAGGTAACCACAGCTCAGTGTCTACTCAACTTACCTACATCCGCCTTGATCCGTGCGTCAgatgtttttcttgttgttacAGTAAATACAGTGCCCTGTGGTATTAGTTTCACATATTTTTTGCATTATGAATACACAGTCGATGAGATTCACAATAGGAACTAGAGGTCGACTCCTCTGCAACACGTATGATACTGACAAATCTTCTGTTTTCAGTGGGAAAAGACTCACCTCCATTGAGGAGTCCCATGTGTACCGCATGCTCCAGGAAGATCACGAGAAGCCACACGAACCGCGGCAGTCAGGCTCCTTCAAGGCCCTGCAGGACTGTGTGGAGAATAACCGTGAGCTCTAACCTGCCCACCACACCATGCAAAAATATAAcagtaaataacaacaacaacaacaacaacaacaacaaacaacctCATGTTACCAGCTACATTTCAGAATATTGACCAGACAGGTTGATTCTGATGAACCTGTCAACTCTTAGCAACTACAACTGTGACCTTATACACCAGGGTTCTTGTGTAGATAAGAGACCAGACATATGAAATGGCGTGAGCTAAAACTGAGCTAAAACTGATCATCGCTTTTCCATAGTTTACACACTTAAACACGTGCATGTGACGATAAAAGACCCCTGATGAAAGAGACTTTGATGTCATTTTGTCTGAAATGatctgtgatgttttgttattttataagGTCCCAGGCCTCTGGTGACTAAGAGTGTGAAAGCTCCAGTAACAAAGCCCCAGGCAGCAGGCGGCAGTCTTCAGAAGCTACCTCTGTGTGACAAATGTGGTCACGGCATTGTgtgagtattaaaaaaaaaacaaaaacccgcaCACACGATCCTATTATCAACAGCTTTATAACGTCATAATAAATCTCACATTTTTATCCTCCCCCCCGGATAGTTTCGTTCTCTCACACTTATAAGCACGGCCTCTTATTTCTGCTATGACCTTTCACCACGGGTGCCCTCTGAACTTTGCCCTTTGACCTTTGTCACTGTCTCACCTCACTAACTGACAGGGGGACGGTGGTGAAAGCGAGGGACAAGTTTCGCCACCCGGCCTGCTTTGTTTGTTCGGACTGCAACGTCAACCTGAAGCAGAAAGGTTACTTCTTCGTGGAGGGACAGTTGTACTGTGAGACCCATGCTCGCGCCAGGACAAGACCACCGGAGGGACACGATCTGATCACTGTTTACCCCAAGGCTTAGAGACACACACGGTCAAAAGCTCAAACCAATCTCTGCCAAGCACAAGAAGCTACAACCAATCGTATGATCGCTTTTTACTTCTATAGCTGTTGCCAGAGAAACCTGTACCCTGCTCTACTGCCAAAGCATACAGCTCCATTTTCTTGGGATGTTTCTTGATGTTCATTATACCTTCAACCGATAGGTGATCTTATACCTTCAACTGATAGGTAAAAATGAACGAATGGCTTATAATTTTGAAAACATGCTTCTCCTAGGATTTGATCAGTGTCTGAGGggctgaagagaaaaaacagaaaattggCAAGGTTCTTCATTCATTGAATGAAACATGGACTGCTGTTTTGAAAGTGAACGTCAGCCAGTTtttgttgatcatttttgttGTAACAGGATTTAAGTTTGCTAAAGACGGTAGTTTATAGGCCAAGCTTCTCTACTGTATGAAAATGGGATATTTAGTGATGCTCAATGAACTGAGGCATAAGTGGACTTAAGTGGATGTGAACACAGGTATATTTCAATGCAGATTACCATGACTTAAGCTTTAaacttgcaaaaaaaataaattccttCACAAATCTTTcttcactgagtgtgtgtagtatgCTGAATattacttctttaaaaaaaattcaaaaatttaaaatgtaaaacaaacaaaacaaaacaaaaattcaagGAAATCCCATTTGTATGGCCAAATATGATTATTATCActgaaaggaaaggagaaaggCATCGTTTGAATTATGCTAATGAGACAATTTGAACCAACCTTTTTTGGATCATTTTTTCAATCAATTAAAGGCAGAGTATCCATTGACAGATTggattttattattgtttatagctttgtttgttattctgtttcaaactgaaaaaatgtacaCGAGACTCTAAGAGATCCACACTCCTTATATGACTCGTATGTAACAAAGGTCAATTGAGGAggggtttgaaaaaaaaaaaaaaactttaaaactttatttaaacatcAGAACACTTCAGTTGTTGGAAAGGTTGAATTTAACCATCGCATTGTTACTGCGTCGTGACGTGTCAGTATGCCATAACCGAAGCAATCTGATTGTAGTTTGAGGAATTAATTGccctggaaatgaaaaaaaaaagagagaaaactgacagacaggcaTACAGTGAACATTCAACAACAAAGATACGATTAGCATCTACCGTATTATCCTCCAAAACAGTCATGTTCAGGGAATTTAGATCAGCCTTACTTGTTAATGTTAACTCCGAGAATGCTCTTGACCGGTGTGCTTTTAGTTCCGGGTGAGGGACGGAACacttttccctctttgtttGTGGTTAAGGGCTTCTGGCCAAAGTAAGCGTCCGCTGAGTGGGCCGGATAAGAGCTAAAAGTCCCAGCTTTCATCCCTCCgatctgaaacacagaaaaccacCATGCCCTGCTACAGAATTCAGATGATCCATTCGTTTGTCGGTCGGCCATTAAGCGAAAAACGTGAACCACGTGAAAGAAGGTTCTATCTCTCATTCAGAATATTCAGACATGTTCAGCAGAAAGAGATCATTTACGCAGGTCTTCCACCTGGAGACTGTTCTTACCTTTTTGCTGGGCGAGCTTGGTTTGAAGGGCACGACaaagtgttttttctcctctgttttctttgtagGTGGTAAGGGTTTGTCAAATTTGTAAGGATTGCTATCAAAACACTCTTTTGGACGGAGGTTCAGACGGAAAGGCCCTCCTTTCAGCATGGATTTATGGGCCGCCATCTCACGCTAGCAAAACAAAATCCTCTCATTAAAATACACAAGACAACATTCTCTTATTTCACACAATAATCATTGTAACATTAGCTTTGGTCGTGGTTTTGGTATGTACGAAAACAAAATTATACAATCTGCAGACTTCATaaatacaatcttttttttttttttcacatcacacaCCCACGCAACAACACACCCTCACCTGCGACATCTCTTTGGCTCGGTCATAGAGGTCTGAGGCATAGGAGTCCATTTTAGACAAGGTCACATTTGGATaactattcaaaacaaaacactcatttaaataattatataacCAGTCGTCTTCATGAGGGCGGTGAAGTCACAGCCTCTGCTGTATTCTGACAGATATTAATCATGTAACATGTGAAATATGGAGCTTACATTCCGCTGCTGCaattccaaaataaataaaccaaaatgatcattttgtttttcagaccaaGGAGTAGTACAGTGCCAGACAAAGCATCCAGTCGCTTCCTCATATCCAGAGGAACATGGAGAGGGAGTAGATATTAAAAGTATAGCGGACTAGTGAGAGAACACCTTTTAATAAACAAGTGAACCATTGGTTGTCAATCTTAACATACCCGTAGCCACTCCCTTTTTTGGGTGGACTGGTGTAGAAGTTCTTGCCAGGA from Chanos chanos chromosome 2, fChaCha1.1, whole genome shotgun sequence includes these protein-coding regions:
- the pdlim3b gene encoding PDZ and LIM domain protein 3b isoform X2 — its product is MPQNVVLDGPGPWGFRLSGGKDFNQSLTVTRVTPGGKASLANLCPGDVILAIDGVSTEGMTHTEAQNKIKDATYQLCLKIERPETKLWSPQVTEEGKAHPFKINLEAEQQDLGYFEHKFNVRPKPFISATQSSGKRLTSIEESHVYRMLQEDHEKPHEPRQSGSFKALQDCVENNRPRPLVTKSVKAPVTKPQAAGGSLQKLPLCDKCGHGIVGTVVKARDKFRHPACFVCSDCNVNLKQKGYFFVEGQLYCETHARARTRPPEGHDLITVYPKA
- the pdlim3b gene encoding PDZ and LIM domain protein 3b isoform X1 gives rise to the protein MPQNVVLDGPGPWGFRLSGGKDFNQSLTVTRVTPGGKASLANLCPGDVILAIDGVSTEGMTHTEAQNKIKDATYQLCLKIERPETKLWSPQVTEEGKAHPFKINLEAEQQEYKPIGTAHNRRAQPFVAAANLDDNRQVVSSTYNTPIGLYSEDNIQDALQGQVRSLVQDKPEGGKRLTSIEESHVYRMLQEDHEKPHEPRQSGSFKALQDCVENNRPRPLVTKSVKAPVTKPQAAGGSLQKLPLCDKCGHGIVGTVVKARDKFRHPACFVCSDCNVNLKQKGYFFVEGQLYCETHARARTRPPEGHDLITVYPKA
- the pdlim3b gene encoding PDZ and LIM domain protein 3b isoform X3, producing the protein MPQNVVLDGPGPWGFRLSGGKDFNQSLTVTRDLGYFEHKFNVRPKPFISATQSSGKRLTSIEESHVYRMLQEDHEKPHEPRQSGSFKALQDCVENNRPRPLVTKSVKAPVTKPQAAGGSLQKLPLCDKCGHGIVGTVVKARDKFRHPACFVCSDCNVNLKQKGYFFVEGQLYCETHARARTRPPEGHDLITVYPKA
- the cfap96 gene encoding cilia-and flagella-associated protein 96, whose protein sequence is MPLEGKSDMDRVGLFKEMGYISIGDKYTPYVYRPFNESAYKNKQMLTSGPKRKSALQAGYFDTQFNRIFEREALTDTVKLQRQYRIQQAKKNLGKAFLPSNGEKKPSGVGGYYGTIGGPVQAMSVLQIPKKPYKSPGKNFYTSPPKKGSGYGYPNVTLSKMDSYASDLYDRAKEMSQREMAAHKSMLKGGPFRLNLRPKECFDSNPYKFDKPLPPTKKTEEKKHFVVPFKPSSPSKKIGGMKAGTFSSYPAHSADAYFGQKPLTTNKEGKVFRPSPGTKSTPVKSILGVNINKAINSSNYNQIASVMAY